In Symbiobacterium terraclitae, the following proteins share a genomic window:
- a CDS encoding carbamoyl phosphate synthase small subunit, with protein MKGYLVLEDGTLFAGEGFGAPAVQAGEVVFNTGMTGYQEVVTDPSYYGQIVVMTYPLIGNYGVTLADGESRQPWIGGFVVKALCDRPSHWQAVGSLSDYLAQHGVPGLSGIDTRALTRHLRSHGTMRGVIATVADDAEPDQDQVAAWVEQARAFRMKDAVRRVTTPESYRIPGPGPRVVALDFGAKENILRELIARGCDVTVLPATATAEEVLALRPDGVVLTNGPGAPTDVPEAVATVRTLLARGDLPMFGICLGHQIAALALGARTYKLPYGHRGANHPVKELATGRVHITSQNHGYAVAAESLPPEVVVTHVSIHDGTVEGIAHRRLPLFTVQYHPEACPGPRENRYLFDRFLAMMARGAVSTCSA; from the coding sequence ATGAAGGGCTATCTGGTATTGGAGGACGGGACGCTCTTCGCGGGCGAAGGTTTCGGCGCGCCGGCGGTGCAGGCCGGCGAGGTGGTGTTCAACACGGGCATGACCGGCTACCAGGAGGTCGTGACCGATCCGTCCTATTATGGCCAGATCGTCGTGATGACCTACCCCCTGATCGGCAACTACGGCGTCACGCTCGCGGACGGCGAGTCGAGGCAGCCGTGGATCGGGGGTTTTGTTGTGAAAGCGCTCTGCGACCGGCCGAGCCACTGGCAGGCCGTCGGGAGCCTTTCTGACTATCTGGCGCAGCACGGGGTGCCGGGCCTTTCCGGCATCGACACCCGTGCGCTCACCCGCCATCTGCGCAGCCACGGCACGATGCGCGGGGTCATCGCCACGGTAGCCGACGACGCCGAACCCGACCAGGACCAGGTGGCGGCCTGGGTCGAGCAGGCGCGGGCGTTCCGGATGAAGGACGCCGTGCGGCGGGTGACCACGCCCGAGTCCTACCGCATCCCGGGCCCCGGGCCCCGCGTGGTCGCCCTGGACTTCGGCGCCAAGGAGAACATCCTGCGGGAGCTGATCGCGCGCGGCTGCGACGTGACGGTGCTGCCCGCCACGGCCACGGCGGAGGAGGTCCTGGCCCTGCGGCCGGACGGCGTGGTGCTCACCAACGGACCCGGCGCCCCCACCGACGTGCCGGAGGCGGTGGCCACGGTGCGGACCCTGCTGGCGCGCGGCGACCTGCCCATGTTCGGCATCTGCCTCGGCCACCAGATCGCGGCGCTGGCCCTCGGGGCCAGGACGTACAAGCTCCCCTACGGCCACCGGGGCGCCAACCACCCGGTGAAGGAGCTGGCGACCGGCCGGGTCCACATCACCAGCCAGAACCACGGCTACGCCGTGGCGGCGGAGAGCCTGCCGCCGGAGGTCGTGGTGACGCACGTCTCCATCCACGACGGCACCGTCGAGGGGATTGCGCACCGGCGCCTGCCGCTGTTCACCGTGCAGTACCACCCGGAGGCCTGCCCCGGCCCCCGGGAGAACCGCTACCTGTTCGACCGGTTCCTGGCCATGATGGCCCGGGGCGCGGTCTCCACCTGCTCTGCGTAA
- a CDS encoding S-layer homology domain-containing protein: protein MNSLKRITTTLVTLALLGLSAPASTQATTLWDVRDHWARSQIISGVADGYIAGFPDGTFRPDQPITRAEFFTLVTGALGLEPRPAERAPYAPWHWSVQQGHLQAAVAGGLLSPGDYGGWIVPDVPITRKEIVLAAVRAIGRKDLVGQRTLDAADAGAYPDWLQGWAAEAVAGGILQGYADGSIGLDRTATRAEALVMVQRIRGQVLMNLAATSDAAKPGAQRHPAPGEPTWYTDRTQPARPQFSDGSYTYSLDRAVTAYTLIPVPGRAAWLNAVDEGGAARLYRLSGGRAELVTSGQGPIVALAADGEGRLWFSRGTEVAVAGPGGLQGRVTLGEQVTHGAVDGGVLWAAGPSRLYRIEGGRVASFALAQDVLARVRHVAAAPDGSVWLLLREPQSGRGVEAVRVRNGRIEQEVTIAAGGGDLQAAVLNASGGSRLIYVASPEPFLIRFDLATGAAVRLVAPEAVRSGARLLPAPDGGALLRDRTGKYWKVVA, encoded by the coding sequence ATGAACAGTTTGAAGCGCATCACGACGACGCTGGTCACCCTGGCGCTGCTGGGGCTGTCGGCGCCGGCCTCTACCCAAGCCACAACCCTCTGGGACGTGCGGGACCACTGGGCCAGAAGCCAGATCATCTCCGGCGTGGCCGACGGCTACATCGCCGGCTTTCCCGACGGCACCTTCCGCCCGGACCAGCCGATCACCCGGGCGGAGTTTTTCACCCTCGTCACCGGCGCGCTGGGGCTGGAGCCGCGCCCGGCCGAGCGCGCGCCGTATGCGCCCTGGCACTGGTCGGTGCAGCAGGGTCACCTGCAGGCGGCGGTCGCCGGCGGGCTGCTCAGCCCCGGCGACTACGGCGGCTGGATCGTGCCCGACGTGCCCATCACGCGCAAGGAGATCGTGCTGGCCGCCGTGCGGGCCATCGGCCGAAAGGACCTGGTCGGGCAGCGAACGCTGGACGCGGCCGACGCCGGCGCCTACCCGGACTGGCTGCAGGGCTGGGCAGCGGAGGCCGTGGCCGGCGGAATCCTGCAGGGATACGCGGACGGCTCGATAGGCCTGGACCGGACGGCGACCCGCGCCGAGGCCCTGGTGATGGTCCAGCGGATCCGGGGGCAGGTGCTGATGAACCTGGCCGCGACGTCCGATGCGGCCAAGCCCGGTGCGCAGCGCCACCCGGCGCCCGGCGAGCCCACCTGGTATACGGACCGGACACAGCCCGCCCGGCCGCAGTTCTCGGACGGCAGTTACACGTATTCGTTGGATAGAGCAGTCACCGCCTACACGCTGATCCCCGTGCCCGGGCGCGCCGCCTGGCTGAACGCGGTCGACGAGGGCGGCGCCGCCCGCCTCTACCGCCTCTCGGGCGGCCGGGCGGAGCTGGTGACGTCCGGGCAGGGGCCGATCGTGGCCCTGGCGGCGGACGGCGAGGGCCGGCTCTGGTTCAGCCGGGGCACGGAGGTGGCGGTCGCCGGACCCGGCGGTCTGCAGGGGCGCGTCACGCTGGGCGAGCAGGTGACCCACGGTGCCGTCGACGGCGGCGTGCTCTGGGCGGCGGGGCCGTCCCGCCTCTACCGCATCGAGGGCGGACGGGTGGCCAGCTTTGCCCTGGCGCAGGACGTGCTGGCGCGGGTGCGCCACGTGGCCGCGGCGCCCGACGGCTCGGTCTGGCTCCTGCTCAGGGAGCCGCAGTCGGGCCGGGGCGTCGAGGCGGTGCGGGTGCGGAACGGCCGCATCGAGCAGGAGGTGACCATCGCCGCCGGCGGCGGCGACCTGCAGGCGGCGGTGCTGAACGCCAGCGGCGGCAGCCGGCTGATCTATGTGGCGTCGCCGGAGCCCTTCCTGATCCGCTTCGACCTGGCGACGGGCGCCGCCGTGCGGCTCGTGGCGCCCGAGGCGGTCAGGTCCGGCGCTCGGCTCCTGCCGGCGCCCGACGGCGGCGCGCTGTTGAGAGATCGCACCGGTAAGTACTGGAAAGTGGTGGCGTGA
- a CDS encoding ABC transporter permease subunit — MLHQLLRLWLGRIAGYVVVGAGLVLLLHLPGGVYYEVAGQVEVGGQTIDQLTIAFSSDLFWSEVREFGNQVRSGSLPYHGPNSELSAPPEDFVPRLKTSWRNTLLLLGYSAGTGTVLGVLLGALYAVRSRIPRVLGLIAATLGLSLPDFLVVMAGQALSVWHWRKFDINLWQVVADPYTLKGMILPVLALAAFPMGYMARITGAALDEIMLEDYIRTARAKGLPEARVILAHAFKNAVPKVLAGLPSLVSFTLSSLVIVERLTVWPGMAGLIFTVPTRLPFGPSAGTWGDITPQVVSAACLIFLAFFVLLEGLAQTVRLLFRGIEGVAP, encoded by the coding sequence GTGCTGCACCAGTTGCTCCGATTGTGGCTGGGCCGAATCGCCGGCTACGTGGTCGTCGGCGCCGGTCTGGTGCTCCTCCTGCACCTGCCCGGCGGGGTCTACTACGAAGTCGCCGGGCAGGTGGAGGTGGGCGGGCAGACCATAGACCAACTCACGATCGCCTTCTCGTCCGACCTCTTCTGGAGCGAGGTGCGCGAGTTCGGCAACCAGGTCAGGAGCGGGAGCCTGCCGTACCACGGGCCGAACAGCGAGCTCTCGGCGCCCCCCGAGGACTTCGTGCCCCGCCTGAAGACGTCGTGGCGCAACACCTTGCTGCTGCTCGGGTACTCGGCCGGCACCGGCACCGTGCTGGGGGTGCTGTTGGGCGCCCTCTATGCGGTGAGGTCCCGCATTCCCCGGGTTCTGGGACTCATCGCCGCGACCCTGGGTCTCTCCCTGCCCGACTTCTTGGTCGTCATGGCCGGTCAGGCCCTGTCCGTATGGCACTGGCGGAAGTTCGACATCAACCTGTGGCAGGTGGTTGCCGACCCTTACACGCTGAAGGGCATGATCCTGCCGGTCCTCGCGCTCGCCGCGTTCCCGATGGGCTACATGGCCCGCATCACCGGCGCCGCCCTCGACGAGATCATGCTCGAGGACTACATCCGCACTGCCCGGGCCAAGGGGTTGCCCGAGGCGCGGGTCATCCTGGCCCATGCCTTCAAGAACGCCGTGCCGAAGGTGTTGGCTGGGCTGCCCAGCCTCGTCAGCTTCACGCTCTCGAGCCTCGTGATCGTGGAGCGGCTCACCGTGTGGCCGGGCATGGCCGGGCTCATCTTCACGGTCCCCACCCGGCTGCCCTTCGGGCCGTCGGCGGGAACGTGGGGCGACATCACGCCGCAGGTTGTCTCAGCGGCCTGCCTGATCTTCCTCGCCTTCTTCGTGCTGCTCGAAGGGCTGGCCCAGACTGTGAGGCTGCTCTTCCGGGGTATCGAGGGGGTGGCGCCGTGA
- a CDS encoding ABC transporter permease subunit: protein MRRLFRNPPLVWSLLLALVLLVAMALPSVVDFGDYATVQKVRAPLAPGEDGFILGSDLAGRNLLPRVLVGMRLTLLVGLGVLLLRAVLALPLGLLAGWRGGWLARVVSATAAGASAVPTLIVVALVLRIFSSVLTLSRPVQYLIYAAALVLVGLPRLADQIANLTGSVKNMPHVEAALSLGATQWRIITRHLFPVIRGDLLAALAAELALVLVAMGHMAIFDASAVIGGVTMVQLEYGRYANVELVPELGAMMGLSKGLIRYYWWPAVVPAVALGLIIACFQLLADGLRRWWLRRA, encoded by the coding sequence GTGAGGCGACTGTTCCGCAACCCACCGCTCGTGTGGAGCCTGCTGCTGGCCCTGGTCCTGCTGGTCGCCATGGCGCTGCCCTCCGTCGTGGACTTCGGCGATTACGCAACTGTCCAGAAGGTGCGTGCCCCCCTGGCCCCGGGCGAGGACGGGTTCATCCTCGGGAGTGACCTGGCCGGGCGGAACCTGCTGCCCCGCGTGCTGGTCGGGATGCGCCTGACGCTGCTCGTGGGGCTGGGGGTGCTCCTCCTGCGGGCCGTTCTTGCCCTGCCGCTCGGCCTCCTCGCCGGATGGAGGGGCGGATGGCTGGCCAGGGTCGTCTCGGCGACTGCAGCGGGAGCGAGCGCCGTGCCCACGCTCATCGTCGTGGCGCTGGTTCTCAGGATCTTCAGCAGCGTGCTCACGCTCTCCCGTCCGGTGCAGTACCTGATCTACGCGGCCGCCCTGGTGCTGGTGGGGCTGCCGCGGCTCGCGGACCAGATCGCCAACCTCACTGGATCTGTCAAGAACATGCCGCACGTGGAGGCTGCCCTGTCGCTCGGCGCCACGCAGTGGCGCATCATCACCAGACACCTCTTCCCGGTCATCCGCGGCGACCTCCTTGCCGCCCTGGCGGCCGAACTGGCCCTGGTGCTGGTGGCCATGGGGCACATGGCCATCTTCGACGCCAGTGCGGTGATCGGCGGCGTGACGATGGTCCAGCTCGAGTACGGCCGGTATGCCAACGTCGAACTGGTGCCCGAGCTCGGGGCGATGATGGGCCTGAGCAAGGGGCTGATCCGCTACTACTGGTGGCCGGCCGTCGTTCCGGCCGTGGCCCTGGGCCTGATCATCGCGTGCTTCCAGCTCCTGGCCGACGGCCTTCGCCGCTGGTGGCTGCGCCGGGCCTGA